Proteins encoded in a region of the Tubulanus polymorphus chromosome 10, tnTubPoly1.2, whole genome shotgun sequence genome:
- the LOC141911621 gene encoding uncharacterized protein LOC141911621, producing the protein MEEELAGKLKKLRRARGVKKGIFTRQCQKAEDLIAITATRKDLKAVLLQIGQYVDAIDEINEELVALLVDDADVQDADDYMAEVYRKHRVAVEKITTAVLEARTPTPTDVETVDELPSEDLRHQTSPPRVTHMPYLSMPRPIPAPSRLPQMSTYTDSYQPRWPPAPTTPPRRTPSPRPEPLPPTPFQPAAPRPRSSTFAKSVPKLKLPVFRGDSADWPRWFGLFCSIIHRQDSLADDEKMAHLQNSVEGPPQKLIAGMLYDGRLYHHALEALMNRYGKEDDVVHACFRVVFDHPQLKAHDATALESYQGAVHSAVTTLQTLGFHGDLASAENLRRAVQKLPLDLKRDWGKQVLELENRAQRSTLLDFSEWLALQLRILLSYADVAKPDDRSSRGPKSTPFKSVNNTEVDVSSLATGSSSSQLSQSKPEVCPSCKGDHVLTNCPVFTSLLPDDRAKFAASNGRCFSCLRWGHRSRQCRSKKVCTSAGCSERHHPLLHGSSRIYPRRPSSEGSSQPSTGTVPQPVADKKPQEDPPKKLVYTLARKPAVSDEVLLQVVPLRLHGDDGKFVDTFAVLDPGSQTSLCSQEIVDQLGLDGEDKMLRLNTVEGQGCQRAVKLVKLDVAPLASGSTQKLINVDEVWSVPALKIPVAHTRLKPKQSWSHLDDIEVSSPDISDVQVLLGANVTEAIVQHESRVGKPNQPIAVRTDFGWALTGRTCNFLSPAGSSPSVYLFKKSNEENDELTALVREWWSTESFGVKYSKMEVQSLEDTRAQKMLEDNTHLVDGHYVTKLLWQRSDVKLPDNKPCALNRLRSVEKMLKNDAKKTDAYSKTFQTYLEKGYARKLTAKEADVPSPKRWFLPHHAVCNPKKKKLRVVFDAASSYQGVSLNNQLMSGPDFLQRLPGILLRFRQEPVAVMGDIEAMYHQVKIAEEDQPALSFLWRDLEDREPDAYQMVVNIFGARCSAAIACFALRKTADEPGVAADVRDAILRDFYMDDFLHSETTPPEATRMVQDVTRTVRHGGFRLTKLLSNSREVIQALPPGELSVDVATDRLPSERALGVWWNAETDEIGIKLPSLELKRFSRRELLRLISSIFDPFGMIAPVIIRAKIQMQATWSRKLHWDAELPEEDVVQWRELLQDLPKLSEVTIPRCFKPTDVEPVRRELHLFCDASEKAFGAVAYFRMMMPDGTTRCCFVMSKTRVAPLKKMSIVRLELQAAVLAVRLGESIKKEVTCHIDETLYWSDSKVVLSYVSNESKRFHMFVAVRVAEIHDSTIPKQWRHVPGSQNPADDCSRGIPAAALAERWFQAPVFLYQSEDSWPDVSLPIVNLDTNDPEIRRSVNITARTKANHVLDPSRFSSWTRYRRVVACVLRFIRNAGSQIKKSSCRIGPLTATEMDAARLLVIKSAQEDGFPEEYSAIKAQKKIARSSKLLQLCPTIDEDGILRARGRLKNADVDVAVKFPMILPRSHDVTRLIVTAIHVLLMHEGPEHTLNEVRQEYYVPRARSTVKKIVRQCMKCKLRRVQPEVPLMSDLPAARFNTSFPFSCIGIDYFGPFDVRRLRKTEKRYGLLVTCLSTRAVHIEVSHSLDTDSFLMSFRRFIARRGRPATVYSDNGTNLKSGERELRHSLDALNQQRINDEMSQRQIQWFYNPPTASHMGGVWERLVSSVKKCLKVVIGNLTPTDEVLHTVLVEVEAVLNSRPLTYTDANDICPSALTPCHFLLGRSSPNLSPVISDVAVSHQRRWKQAQTLADHFWQRWRKEYVPTLIRRSKWTRQTRNLEIGDVVLVVDDRCPRSYWKLGRIVDVFPGADGVVRSAEVKLSTGLLRRPVSKLCVLEKSDI; encoded by the coding sequence ATGGAGGAAGAGTTAGCTGGTAAGCTGAAGAAACTGCGGCGAGCCCGTGGGGTTAAGAAGGGTATCTTCACGCGTCAATGCCAGAAGGCTGAAGACTTGATAGCCATCACTGCAACCCGAAAAGATCTGAAAGCTGTCCTGTTGCAGATAGGCCAATATGTTGACGCCATCGACGAGATTAATGAAGAGTTGGTAGCCTTACTGGTAGATGACGCGGATGTTCAAGATGCCGACGATTATATGGCCGAAGTATACAGGAAACACCGAGTAGCTGTCGAGAAGATCACGACGGCCGTCCTCGAGGCCCGAACACCAACACCAACTGATGTTGAGACCGTCGATGAACTGCCTTCAGAAGACCTCAGACACCAGACGTCGCCACCGAGAGTGACACATATGCCATACTTGTCGATGCCACGTCCGATTCCTGCACCATCACGATTGCCACAGATGTCCACGTATACTGATAGTTACCAACCTAGATGGCCGCCAGCACCGACAACACCGCCTAGACGTACGCCCTCGCCACGTCCAGAGCCGTTACCACCAACGCCGTTCCAGCCAGCAGCGCCAAGACCACGCAGTTCAACGTTTGCGAAATCCGTACCCAAGCTGAAACTGCCCGTTTTTCGAGGTGACTCTGCAGACTGGCCAAGATGGTTTGGTTTGTTCTGTTCTATCATCCATCGCCAAGACTCGCTAGCAGACGATGAGAAGATGGCGCACCTACAGAACTCCGTAGAAGGTCCACCGCAAAAGCTGATTGCTGGTATGCTGTATGATGGACGCCTGTACCACCATGCCCTTGAAGCCCTGATGAACCGTTACGGGAAAGAGGATGATGTTGTCCATGCCTGTTTCAGAGTCGTGTTTGACCATCCCCAGCTGAAAGCACATGACGCCACAGCCCTCGAAAGTTACCAAGGAGCAGTTCATTCAGCCGTAACCACGCTACAGACACTTGGGTTTCATGGTGACCTCGCCAGTGCCGAAAACCTGCGCCGCGCTGTCCAAAAATTACCACTAGATCTGAAACGAGACTGGGGGAAGCAGGTCCTAGAATTGGAAAACCGAGCTCAACGTTCGACTTTACTCGACTTCAGTGAATGGTTAGCTCTGCAGCTTCGAATTCTACTCAGCTATGCAGATGTAGCAAAGCCAGATGACCGTTCATCCCGAGGCCCGAAGTCCACGCCGTTCAAGTCCGTGAACAACACTGAAGTTGATGTGTCTTCACTTGCCACTGGTTCCAGCAGTTCACAGCTCAGCCAGTCTAAGCCCGAAGTCTGCCCAAGCTGTAAAGGTGACCACGTCCTGACGAATTGTCCAGTCTTCACGTCCTTATTGCCAGATGACAGAGCGAAGTTTGCTGCAAGCAATGGCCGGTGTTTCTCCTGCCTCCGCTGGGGTCACCGTTCACGCCAGTGTCGGTCAAAGAAAGTATGTACAAGTGCAGGTTGCTCAGAAAGACATCACCCACTGCTACATGGAAGCAGCCGCATATATCCGCGTCGTCCAAGCTCGGAAGGGAGCTCACAGCCGTCAACGGGGACCGTGCCTCAGCCCGTTGCAGACAAGAAACCGCAAGAAGATCCACCTAAGAAGCTAGTTTACACCTTAGCCAGGAAACCTGCTGTAAGTGACGAAGTCCTTCTGCAAGTCGTTCCTCTCCGTCTCCATGGTGACGATGGTAAATTTGTCGACACATTTGCTGTCTTGGATCCTGGTTCGCAGACGTCTTTATGCAGTCAAGAAATCGTTGATCAACTTGGTCTAGATGGTGAAGACAAGATGCTGCGGCTGAATACAGTTGAAGGTCAAGGATGCCAGAGAGCAGTGAAGTTGGTGAAGCTAGATGTCGCCCCGCTCGCAAGTGGTAGCACACAGAAGCTGATAAATGTAGACGAAGTATGGTCCGTTCCTGCCCTGAAGATTCCTGTTGCTCACACTCGACTGAAACCGAAGCAAAGCTGGTCGCATCTTGATGACATAGAAGTCTCGTCGCCAGATATCTCTGATGTTCAAGTTCTCCTTGGAGCCAATGTCACCGAAGCCATAGTCCAGCATGAATCAAGAGTGGGGAAGCCAAATCAGCCCATAGCTGTCCGTACAGATTTTGGTTGGGCGCTTACTGGTCGTACCTGTAACTTCCTGTCACCAGCAGGCTCCAGTCCAAGCGTGTACCTCTTTAAGAAATCCAACGAAGAAAATGACGAACTGACGGCGCTTGTCAGAGAATGGTGGTCAACAGAGTCGTTTGGTGTGAAGTACAGCAAGATGGAAGTTCAGTCACTTGAAGATACGAGAGCTCAGAAGATGCTGGAAGACAATACTCACCTCGTGGATGGTCATTATGTGACGAAGCTGTTATGGCAAAGGTCCGATGTGAAGTTACCAGACAACAAACCATGTGCCCTCAACCGACTTCGAAGTGTGGAAAAGATGCTGAAGAATGACGCTAAGAAGACAGACGCTTACAGCAAGACTTTTCAGACCTACCTAGAGAAGGGCTATGCCAGAAAACTGACTGCCAAAGAAGCCGATGTTCCAAGCCCGAAGCGATGGTTCCTACCGCATCATGCTGTCTGCAACCCCAAGAAGAAGAAGTTGCGTGTGGTCTTTGATGCAGCATCCAGTTACCAGGGAGTCTCCCTCAACAACCAGTTGATGTCCGGTCCAGATTTCCTTCAAAGATTACCAGGGATTTTGCTGAGATTTCGGCAAGAGCCTGTTGCTGTTATGGGTGATATTGAGGCAATGTACCACCAGGTGAAGATTGCTGAAGAAGACCAGCCTGCCTTAAGTTTCCTGTGGAGAGATCTTGAAGACCGAGAGCCCGATGCATACCAGATGGTCGTAAATATCTTTGGTGCCCGGTGCTCAGCAGCCATAGCTTGTTTTGCCCTTCGGAAAACCGCTGACGAGCCAGGGGTCGCTGCAGATGTCCGAGACGCCATTCTACGAGACTTCTATATGGACGATTTTCTACACTCAGAGACTACGCCACCCGAAGCAACCAGAATGGTACAAGATGTTACTCGAACTGTACGCCATGGAGGTTTCCGACTGACCAAGTTGCTAAGCAACAGCAGAGAAGTCATCCAAGCCCTTCCACCAGGAGAGCTGTCCGTAGATGTCGCCACTGATCGTCTACCCTCCGAGCGAGCCTTAGGTGTCTGGTGGAATGCTGAGACGGATGAAATTGGTATCAAGCTGCCTAGTCTGGAGCTGAAGAGATTTTCCCGTCGAGAACTACTCAGGCTAATATCCTCGATTTTTGACCCGTTTGGTATGATAGCACCTGTCATCATCAGAGCCAAAATCCAGATGCAAGCTACATGGTCCAGGAAGTTACACTGGGATGCTGAATTGCCAGAAGAAGATGTTGTCCAGTGGAGAGAGCTCTTACAAGACCTGCCCAAGCTGTCAGAAGTCACGATCCCAAGATGCTTCAAGCCCACAGATGTTGAGCCTGTAAGAAGAGAACTCCACCTGTTCTGCGACGCATCGGAAAAAGCCTTCGGTGCTGTCGCTTATTTCCGAATGATGATGCCAGATGGTACCACCCGATGCTGTTTTGTCATGAGCAAAACTAGAGTTGCCCCTCTGAAGAAGATGTCGATAGTCCGTCTGGAGTTACAGGCTGCAGTCCTAGCTGTACGACTTGGTGAATCCATAAAGAAGGAAGTTACGTGCCACATTGACGAAACGTTGTACTGGTCAGACAGTAAGGTGGTCCTGTCCTACGTGTCGAATGAAAGCAAGAGGTTCCACATGTTTGTTGCCGTTCGGGTTGCCGAAATCCACGACTCTACCATTCCCAAACAATGGCGCCATGTACCGGGGAGTCAAAACCCGGCTGATGATTGTTCCAGAGGTATACCAGCTGCTGCCCTTGCTGAGAGATGGTTTCAAGCGCCAGTTTTCCTGTACCAGTCGGAAGATAGTTGGCCAGATGTGTCGCTGCCTATTGTCAACCTGGATACAAATGATCCGGAAATCAGAAGATCCGTCAACATCACCGCTCGGACGAAAGCCAACCATGTACTAGATCCTTCTCGTTTTTCGTCCTGGACTCGATACCGCAGAGTTGTCGCTTGTGTCCTGAGGTTCATCCGGAATGCTGGTTCGCAGATCAAGAAGTCCAGTTGCAGAATTGGTCCGCTTACTGCCACCGAAATGGATGCTGCCAGGTTGTTAGTCATAAAGTCTGCCCAAGAAGATGGTTTTCCAGAAGAATACTCTGCTATCAAAGCTCAGAAGAAGATCGCTCGTTCCAGCAAACTCCTACAGCTGTGTCCTACCATAGATGAAGATGGAATCCTGAGAGCACGCGGTCGGTTGAAGAATGCTGATGTTGATGTCGCTGTCAAGTTCCCGATGATACTGCCAAGAAGTCATGATGTCACCCGTCTGATTGTCACAGCTATCCACGTCCTCCTGATGCATGAAGGTCCAGAGCATACTTTAAACGAAGTCCGTCAAGAGTATTACGTTCCGAGAGCCCGTTCTACCGTTAAGAAGATTGTGCGCCAGTGCATGAAGTGCAAGTTGAGGCGTGTCCAGCCTGAAGTTCCATTGATGTCAGATTTGCCTGCTGCCCGTTTCAACACAAGCTTCCCATTCAGCTGTATTGGGATCGACTACTTTGGTCCGTTTGATGTCCGCCGCTTACGCAAGACAGAGAAGAGATATGGTCTCCTAGTTACCTGCCTGTCAACCAGAGCTGTCCACATTGAAGTTAGCCATTCACTGGACACAGACAGTTTCCTGATGTCTTTTCGCCGCTTCATCGCCCGTCGAGGTCGTCCAGCCACTGTATACTCGGATAACGGAACCAACCTAAAGTCTGGGGAGAGAGAGTTACGTCATTCGCTAGATGCTCTGAACCAGCAGCGTATCAATGATGAGATGTCTCAACGCCAGATCCAATGGTTCTACAACCCGCCGACAGCCAGCCATATGGGAGGCGTCTGGGAGCGCTTGGTTTCATCCGTTAAGAAGTGCTTGAAGGTTGTCATCGGAAACCTTACTCCAACAGATGAGGTGCTACACACTGTTCTTGTGGAGGTCGAAGCCGTGCTGAACTCGCGTCCGCTAACCTACACCGACGCGAACGATATCTGTCCGTCAGCGCTAACACCGTGTCACTTTCTGTTGGGGAGATCCAGTCCTAATTTGTCACCGGTGATTTCTGATGTAGCTGTTAGTCACCAACGCCGCTGGAAGCAAGCACAGACTCTCGCTGATCACTTCTGGCAGAGATGGAGAAAGGAGTATGTCCCGACTCTGATCAGACGTAGCAAGTGGACTCGTCAGACGCGAAACCTGGAAATTGGAGATGTCGTTCTCGTCGTAGACGATAGGTGCCCGCGCAGCTACTGGAAGCTTGGTCGCATAGTAGACGTTTTTCCTGGAGCCGATGGAGTCGTCCGATCCGCCGAGGTCAAATTATCCACAGGTTTGTTGCGTCGTCCTGTCAGCAAGCTTTGTGTCCTCGAAAAGTCGGACATTTGA
- the LOC141911622 gene encoding melanopsin-like, whose translation MNLFLLHLAVADAAMCVVAFPFATIAAFQNEWRFGSAACDWYGFIGFLTGNGSITMLAAISFDRYLHVWKPFSPFCMGSMRKVWIVSCSIWLYSITWSLCPIFGWSSYALEPHGTSCTVDWFSDGTGNLTFIVAMFVFVFFIPLIVMIFSYGSIMKWTRMRTKKFKESATITDSEKQQIKSERKIILMGVTMVSAFLFCWTPYAIVSFMGTLGLYDQYSIQWSAFAPVLAKSAVIVNPIIYCVTNQKFRSAYYKIIFCRSPTQVHP comes from the exons ATGAACTTGTTTTTGTTACACCTGGCTGTAGCAGACGCTGCTATGTGCGTAGTGGCGTTCCCGTTTGCGACGATCGCCGCTTTTCAG AACGAATGGAGATTCGGCTCGGCTGCCTGTGATTGGTACGGGTTCATCGGGTTTCTAACCGGTAACGGAAGCATCACGATGTTAGCCGCGATCAGTTTCGACCGGTATCTACACGTGTGGAAACCGTTCAGCC CGTTTTGTATGGGATCCATGAGAAAAGTGTGGATAGTCAGTTGTAGTATATGGTTGTATTCGATCACGTGGTCTCTGTGCCCGATATTCGGCTGGAGTAGCTACGCGCTGGAACCCCACGGC aCGTCCTGTACTGTAGACTGGTTTAGTGACGGAACCGGAAACCTGACTTTCATCGTCgccatgtttgtgttcgtGTTTTTTATTCCGCTAATCGTCATGATCTTTTCGTACGGATCGATCATGAAATGGACGCGCATGCGCACCAAGAAATTCAAAGAAAGCGCCACCATAACCGATTCGGAGAAGCAGCAAATCAAATCTGAACGCAAAATCATACTG ATGGGCGTAACTATGGTTTCAGCGTTTTTGTTCTGTTGGACGCCGTACGCCATTGTGTCGTTTATGGGCACGTTGGGCTTGTATGATCAGTATTCAATACAGTGGTCAGCATTTGCCCCGGTGCTCGCTAAATCTGCCGTTATCGTCAACCCGATCATTTACTGCGTCACGAATCAAAAATTTCGTTCCGCTTATTACAAAATAATCTTCTGTCGATCGCCGACTCAAGTTCACCCGTAA